A genomic window from Actinomycetaceae bacterium MB13-C1-2 includes:
- a CDS encoding helix-turn-helix transcriptional regulator yields MAQQDTWRAITRHVFQSGEVPFPSLVVISGTRRWGKTTWMRQYSEYLESEKRVPTRWVRYRSELAEALNLAALNGEAVFADDLLLNFNDPLWEVVYRFLEEHPESVFVSSGLDRIPQDTADRFEAWQVDERQLAFSPKELDEVGQANNSIPSPQEASALLERLHGHPYLARRLLQRKREAPSPELLPNPDEPTERLVIQSFEAFGPKKQAESLYLRLLLEGAAFRRFDLTMLEDQRWASTAVLAEQFERLQQSPVGKYELDPVTGRDTFEWSAKAWSSLQEDFSHRATASARMEAFRRTVQSGATTLALYYLLELEAYEEADHYVDERLRRFLLHTPDVVVGQLIALPPAVLQEHPNLALITGEWLTRLGGRPVRARRAYQFALNKLKSQSDRNVLKRFRMLGRKAFCRVSLGDREGASRRLDDLLSLIGTEDDPGPLVTAALRRKAVASCLADELYLPFWTATQLDRHRDALRLSELMGAWQQPDSPTSTATALTVVTERVFAGVDSGHLSGELAYAADSDPLTLLGEGRGEEALAAVRGLEAPRKNSPSRSAAEALALTVRVLQDPTALSLNQIDRIVERSRDFWSDGRPSSFIAQAASLGYLALQRPDLSQTLLAELDDSDEFVRMALGIERLVSGQPCQTLELLGAVGKEGELPRARAVLDVLIAAAYFASGQEEVACGRFKSIWMDTDAELIRYAMRFVPRELFAQFVTCEARFQSQFGELLRQCAQDPHVLTGLRAPCLSKSERETLELLRLGRTYAEVAEARFVSLNTVRTQVKAIYRKLGVRGRAEAVERGEILGLLG; encoded by the coding sequence TTCCTTCACTCGTTGTCATCTCCGGCACGCGACGGTGGGGCAAAACAACCTGGATGCGACAGTACAGTGAGTACCTTGAATCCGAAAAGAGGGTGCCCACGAGGTGGGTGCGTTACCGGTCTGAACTAGCCGAAGCTCTCAATCTGGCTGCGCTGAATGGTGAAGCTGTTTTTGCGGACGACCTCTTACTCAACTTCAATGACCCGTTGTGGGAGGTTGTGTACCGCTTTCTAGAGGAGCATCCAGAAAGCGTGTTTGTCTCCTCCGGCTTGGATCGGATCCCGCAAGACACAGCCGACAGATTCGAGGCATGGCAGGTTGACGAACGCCAACTGGCCTTCAGCCCGAAGGAACTCGATGAAGTGGGGCAGGCGAATAACTCGATACCGTCCCCACAGGAAGCCTCAGCGCTCCTTGAGCGTTTGCACGGACATCCGTACCTTGCTCGGCGCCTACTGCAACGCAAACGTGAGGCACCCTCACCGGAACTGTTGCCGAATCCAGACGAACCGACTGAAAGACTGGTCATCCAGTCGTTTGAAGCGTTTGGCCCCAAGAAGCAGGCCGAGAGTCTCTATTTGCGCCTTCTGCTAGAGGGTGCGGCCTTCAGGCGGTTTGATCTGACGATGTTAGAAGACCAGCGCTGGGCCTCCACCGCAGTGTTGGCAGAGCAGTTCGAAAGGCTGCAACAGTCCCCGGTGGGAAAGTACGAGCTTGACCCCGTTACGGGACGCGATACCTTCGAGTGGTCTGCGAAGGCTTGGTCATCGTTGCAAGAGGACTTTTCACATCGTGCCACGGCATCTGCCCGGATGGAGGCGTTTCGACGGACGGTACAGTCCGGGGCGACGACACTGGCCCTCTACTATCTATTGGAACTGGAGGCTTACGAGGAGGCCGACCACTACGTCGATGAAAGACTCCGACGTTTCTTGCTCCACACGCCCGATGTCGTGGTCGGTCAGTTGATTGCTCTCCCTCCCGCAGTGTTACAGGAGCATCCCAACTTGGCGCTGATCACCGGAGAGTGGTTGACTCGGCTGGGAGGTAGACCGGTCCGCGCGCGCCGAGCGTATCAGTTTGCTTTGAATAAGCTCAAGAGTCAGTCTGATCGGAACGTGCTGAAACGTTTTCGGATGCTCGGACGAAAGGCATTCTGTCGTGTGTCCCTCGGAGACCGGGAAGGCGCGAGCCGTCGACTTGATGATCTTCTCAGTCTGATTGGAACGGAAGACGACCCAGGTCCGTTGGTCACAGCAGCCCTGCGGCGGAAAGCGGTGGCCTCATGCTTAGCGGACGAACTCTATCTTCCCTTCTGGACAGCCACTCAGCTCGACCGGCACCGCGACGCCTTGCGATTATCCGAATTGATGGGGGCATGGCAGCAACCAGATTCGCCGACGTCGACGGCAACGGCCCTAACGGTTGTTACAGAACGGGTGTTCGCCGGAGTCGACTCCGGACACCTCAGTGGTGAACTGGCATATGCGGCCGACTCGGACCCGCTAACGCTGTTAGGCGAGGGACGAGGAGAAGAGGCACTGGCGGCGGTTCGCGGCCTCGAAGCTCCGAGGAAGAACTCTCCGTCCAGGTCGGCCGCCGAGGCGCTCGCTCTTACGGTCAGAGTGCTCCAGGATCCGACGGCGCTGAGTCTCAATCAGATCGACCGGATCGTCGAACGTAGCAGAGACTTCTGGTCGGATGGTCGCCCAAGTTCGTTTATTGCCCAGGCGGCGTCGCTCGGATATCTGGCGCTGCAGCGCCCGGATCTGTCGCAGACTCTGTTGGCTGAGCTTGACGACAGTGACGAGTTCGTGCGAATGGCGCTAGGAATTGAACGTTTGGTGTCGGGTCAGCCGTGCCAGACATTGGAACTGCTGGGTGCTGTTGGCAAAGAAGGGGAACTTCCTCGGGCGCGAGCAGTACTGGATGTTCTCATTGCCGCTGCGTATTTTGCTTCGGGCCAAGAGGAAGTCGCCTGCGGTCGCTTCAAATCAATCTGGATGGACACCGACGCAGAGCTAATAAGGTATGCGATGAGGTTTGTTCCCAGAGAACTATTCGCGCAATTCGTGACTTGCGAGGCCAGGTTTCAAAGTCAGTTTGGTGAACTACTACGACAGTGCGCTCAGGATCCGCATGTGCTGACTGGGTTACGGGCGCCGTGCCTCTCGAAAAGTGAAAGGGAGACGCTAGAGCTGCTGAGGCTCGGACGGACCTATGCGGAAGTGGCCGAGGCTCGTTTTGTGTCACTGAACACCGTTCGAACGCAGGTCAAGGCGATCTATCGAAAGCTCGGGGTTAGAGGTCGAGCAGAGGCCGTTGAGAGGGGCGAAATACTTGGATTACTGGGGTAG